Proteins from one Podospora pseudocomata strain CBS 415.72m chromosome 4, whole genome shotgun sequence genomic window:
- the BNA2 gene encoding Indoleamine 2,3-dioxygenase (COG:E; EggNog:ENOG503NV67), with the protein MLAPIPDLANYGISPTHGFLPDVLPLTRLPDPYYNKWEAIAANLQALILSKRLRGVIDRLPVLSTIGLEHDAEWRRAYVLLSFMAHGYIWGGDSPSDRLPPSISVPLLKVSEHLEVPPVATYAAVCLWNFKPLFMDEDIDNLENLASLCTFTGGIDESWFYLVSVAMEARGAPIVPLMLRAIAAAREDDAKAVTSCLSTFAERLDDLTTLLVRMHESCDPNIFYNRIRPFLAGSKNMGEAGLPNGVIYEDGTGTETYRQYAGGSNAQSSLIQFFDIVLGITHRPTGEKPTKERGREGHAPAPKHNFIMEMRQYMPGSHARFLQDVQGVANIREYVEQNKDNKPLSVAYDACLSMLRALRDKHIAIVTRYIVLPSREVRARSRSRSPEVARRKVNLATASRQQPQGIAYDARGAAATAQKAVDDGKKSALKGTGGTALISFLKQARDETGEPAIEEWTKRFMSRVHKGPGQNDFFAGKPEEGAGLLMSHTVTEEVEMPGLAGTWTIDDDVGGICNY; encoded by the coding sequence ATGTTGGCGCCCATCCCGGACCTGGCCAACTATGGAATCTCTCCAACCCACGGCTTCCTCCCGGACGTCCTGCCGTTGACGAGGCTTCCGGATCCCTACTACAACAAATGGGAGGCCATCGCGGCGAACCTGCAGGCCCTCATTCTCAGCAAGCGGCTGCGCGGGGTCATCGACCGGCTCCCAGTGCTCTCCACCATCGGTCTGGAACACGACGCAGAATGGCGCAGAGCCTACGTGCTGCTCTCCTTTATGGCCCACGGCTACATCTGGGGCGGTGATAGTCCCAGTGACCGCCTGCCGCCTTCCATTTCAGTCCCGCTGTTGAAGGTGTCTGAACACCTCGAGGTGCCGCCCGTTGCCACCTACGCAGCTGTCTGTCTTTGGAACTTCAAGCCCCTTTTCATGGACGAGGATATCGACAATCTCGAGAACCTCGCCAGCTTGTGCACTTTCACCGGTGGCATCGACGAGTCCTGGTTTTACCTGGTCTCTGTCGCCATGGAAGCCCGTGGTGCACCCATCGTCCCCCTGATGCTGAGGGCTATCGCTGCTGCCCGGGAGGATGATGCAAAGGCCGTCACCAGCTGCCTGAGCACGTTTGCTGAGCGTCTGGATGATCTGACCACCCTGTTGGTTCGCATGCATGAGAGCTGCGACCCCAACATCTTTTACAACCGCATCCGTCCCTTTTTGGCCGGCAGCAAGAACATGGGCGAAGCCGGTTTGCCCAACGGCGTTATCTACGAGGACGGAACTGGAACCGAGACCTACCGCCAATATGCCGGTGGCAGCAATGCCCAGAGCAGTCTGATCCAATTTTTCGACATCGTCTTGGGCATCACCCATCGCCCTACTGGTGAGAAGCCGACCAAGGAGCGCGGACGTGAAGGTCACGCCCCTGCGCCCAAGCACAACTTCATCATGGAGATGCGTCAGTATATGCCCGGATCCCATGCTAGATTCCTCCAGGATGTTCAAGGTGTTGCCAACATTCGCGAATATGTCGAGCagaacaaggacaacaaaCCTCTCTCAGTTGCCTACGACGCCTGTTTGTCCATGTTGCGCGCTCTCCGCGACAAGCACATTGCTATTGTCACGCGGTATATTGTCCTACCCAGCCGGGAAGTTCGCGCCCGGAGCCGCAGTCGGAGTCCCGAGGTCGCCCGTCGCAAGGTCAACCTCGCTACTGCTTCTCGCCAGCAGCCTCAGGGGATTGCTTACGATGCCcgtggtgctgctgccactGCTCAAAAGGCTGTTGATGACGGGAAGAAGAGTGCTCTCAAGGGAACTGGCGGCACAGCACTCATCTCTTTCCTCAAGCAGGCCAGGGATGAGACGGGTGAACCTGCTATTGAGGAATGGACCAAGCGGTTCATGAGCAGAGTGCACAAAGGCCCGGGTCAGAACGACTTCTTTGCTGGAAAACCCGAGGAGGGGGCTGGGTTGCTGATGTCTCATACTGTCactgaggaggtggagatgccTGGTTTGGCAGGTACTTGGACTATTGATGATGACGTTGGAGGTATCTGCAACTATTAA
- a CDS encoding hypothetical protein (EggNog:ENOG503P91C; COG:S) codes for MFQLKTFITLLALGGFSAMAARPQQMCLSQSTAESLAERMPPSMPVRTSTHHEINFPSNWDNKISAIKNNNKNALKCRWYLNRDCQGSSYDAQEDQKLNDGNGNFNDSISSWKCCHKGGCFGNRVAGNSTEIENSNAEIKAHV; via the exons ATGTTCCAACTCAAGACCTTTATCACTCTCCTCGCTTTGGGAGGTTTCTCCGCTATGGCTGCCCGACCACAGCAAATGTGCCTGTCTCAGAGCACAGCGGAATCTCTCGCCGAGAGGATGCCTCCGTCTATGCCTGTGCGCACATCAA CACACCATGAAATCAACTTCCCCTCCAACTGGGACAACAAGATTAGTGccatcaagaacaacaacaagaatgCCTTGAAATGCAGATGGTACCT GAATCGGGACTGCCAGGGAAGCAGCTACGACGCCCAGGAGGATCAGAAGCTCAACGATGGAAACGGCAACTTCAATGACTCGATCAGCTCTTGGAAGTGTTGCCACAAGGGAGGCTGCTTCGGCAACCGTGTGGCGGGCAACAGCACTGAGATTGAGAACAGCAACGCCGAGATCAAGGCTCATGTATAA
- a CDS encoding hypothetical protein (EggNog:ENOG503PIK0) has translation MRLSTPLAAAATLLQSATLASAEAWTLFSFIDMEPFQPNWDGGLWHTDFGSHNFKIENEDGCWKNVGVPSIAEVCVDIVRTRAHFIVSGTGQRRCMFLDRGKRGSKSALKCFRDTYDHSCFIELWEEVDCTW, from the coding sequence ATGCGCCTCAGCACTCCCttagcagcggcagcaactCTGCTCCAATCCGCCACCCTCGCCTCAGCTGAAGCCTGGACCTTGTTCTCGTTCATCGACATGGAGCCCTTTCAACCGAACTGGGACGGCGGCCTCTGGCACACAGACTTTGGCTCCCACAACTTCAAGATTGAGAACGAAGATGGCTGCTGGAAGAACGTCGGCGTGCCCTCCATTGCTGAGGTCTGCGTCGATATTGTGCGCACCAGAGCCCACTTCATCGTCAGCGGGACTGGCCAGAGGCGGTGCATGTTTCTTGACCGCGGCAAGCGCGGCTCCAAATCTGCTTTGAAATGCTTCCGCGATACCTACGACCATTCCTGCTTTATCGAgctgtgggaggaggtggactgCACGTGGTAG
- the STP22 gene encoding Suppressor protein stp22 of temperature-sensitive alpha-factor receptor and arginine permease (COG:U; EggNog:ENOG503NVDU) codes for MLPCLVIRMPRLPLSHSTPQPGSGGTSTAATTTLTTTTGPRVYGQITTNSCFFEDSNMAVQQHVLNWLYSVLTSEYRDVNRAYSDVAQALAQYPSLSPRTDVHTFPNGSSALLVRLTGTIPVLFRGTTYRFPISLWVPHAYPQEAPLVYVTPTENMMVRPGQHVDPQGQVYHPYLAGWAGFWDKSSILDFLAILRDVFAKEPPVVARQPGGPPPPPAQQLQPASPPPVPPLPPDLASRPSSQAQHHSPENAPRPPPPPPKPGMQVDPRQPPVQGSPRAGPPVPPLPPKPGRPISQYAGEDPRLHHEQQARPGRSRYDTAPPLPPQAPQSPPVPPRPFHPPVQQQQPPPPPPPGPQYQRSPPPPSNYSPGPPQPPYLPNDTRRSLPPQQQFTPLHQQQWQQPQAQPPIQQPPPPQPNPPVPDIMDSEDLTLSIPPTTTSAPPIPPNPEKDALLRQLASTLFTLRQQARDQNNSSLAGLQSQRQAMAAASQRMQAESAQLTQLSNLLTSNTSILQDSLRKADAVIESSSRLPEPNIDELLVAPTVVGNQLYDLVAEERALADAIFVLGRAVERGRIAPQTFARLTRSLAREWYLKKALVKKIGVGMGLSTGVGY; via the exons ATGTTGCCCTGTCTCGTCATCCGAATGCCAAGGCTACCGCTGTCCCACAGCACGCCCCAGCCTGGTTCTGGCGGCACCTCAACGGCCGCAACGACGACGctgacgacaacaacaggGCCCCGGGTTTATGGGCAGATCACTACAAACAGCTGCTTCTTCGAGGACTCCAACATGGCAGTCCAGCAGCATGTCCTGAACTGGCTGTACAGTGTCTTGACAAGT GAATATCGAGATGTCAACCGTGCCTACAGCGATGTTGCCCAGGCCCTCGCGCAAtatccctccctctccccgaGGACCGATGTCCACA CCTTCCCCAACGGTTCATCAGCTCTCCTCGTTCGCCTGACCGGCACCATCCCCGTCCTGTTTCGCGGCACAACATATCGATTCCCGATATCACTATGGGTTCCCCATGCCTACCCGCAGGAAGCGCCCCTGGTCTACGTGACCCCGACCGAGAACATGATGGTGCGCCCCGGCCAGCATGTTGATCCGCAGGGACAGGTCTACCATCCATATCTTGcgggctgggctgggttTTGGGAC AAGTCTAGCATTCTCGACTTTCTCGCCATTCTGCGAGATGTCTTTGCCAAAGAGCCGCCAGTAGTGGCTCGACAGCCAGGGGgaccgccgcctccaccagctcaGCAATTGCaaccggcatcaccacctcctgttcctcccctcccgcctgATCTCGCCTCCAGGCCATCAAGTCAggctcaacaccacagcccGGAAAATGCgccgagaccaccaccccctccaccaaaaccCGGCATGCAAGTCGACCCACGACAACCTCCTGTCCAAGGGTCACCTCGAGCCGGTCCCCCAGTACCTCCACTaccaccaaagccaggaCGTCCTATAAGCCAGTATGCCGGTGAAGATCCAAGACTGCACCATGAGCAACAAGCGAGACCGGGTCGATCACGATACGACACAGCACCCCCATTACCACCCCAAGCGCCCCAGTCTCCTCCGGTACCACCACGTCCCTTCCACCCTCCagtccagcaacaacaaccaccaccaccaccaccaccaggcccCCAATACCAAcgttctccccctccaccaagcaACTACTCCCCGggaccacctcaacccccttaCCTCCCCAACGACACTCGCCGCTCCCTccctccacaacaacaattcacccccctccaccaacaacaatggcaacaaccccaagctcaacctcccatccaacaacccccaccaccccaacccaacccccccgtCCCAGACATCATGGACTCGGAAGACCTAACTCTTTCCATtccacccaccacaacctcggcgccacccatccccccaaaccctGAAAAAGACGcgctcctccgccagctcgcCTCAACACTGTTTACACTACGGCAGCAGGCCCGCGACCAGAACAACTCCTCCCTTGCAGGTCTGCAATCGCAGCGGCAAGCCATGGCGGCAGCAAGCCAAAGAATGCAAGCTGAGTCGGCGCAACTGACTCAGCTTTCGAACCTTCTGACGTCCAACACATCCATCTTGCAGGACTCGCTCAGAAAGGCAGACGCAGTGATTGAGAGCTCGTCTCGTCTTCCAGAGCCAAATATTGACGAGCTTTTGGTGGCTCCGACAGTGGTGGGGAACCAGCTTTACGATCTCGTCGCCGAAGAGAGGGCGTTGGCAGATGCGATTTTTGTGCttgggagggcggtggagcgAGGACGGATCGCGCCGCAGACGTTTgcgaggttgacgaggagtTTGGCGCGGGAGTGGTATCTCAAGAAGGcgctggtgaagaagattggggttgggatggggttgagtaCCGGTGTTGGGTACTGA
- a CDS encoding hypothetical protein (EggNog:ENOG503PYJR), with the protein MFEQGGGDPFTLPIITRAAVSSSKPVFVEHPKAVASLRASRTSEMDPKAGGSVSTVRGKQQSQSSIEVGREVENTVKRNRHSVADLRMAFEQAVLAESSAKSSVSKHPKSESASPNKKAISERTYQAQPGQANNRKHPSSETPPRARNSDHTEAPASEPINRRRTRALAEAFEHGGKLGSTPSRPLLQARTLSVKISTVKPPPNESPTKQSKEKAVARLSDSGVGRRILPGPPPSPFLQHWRTRRETAPVKSGPSLPIMVSTTVAVRTHRDSSSNTASSSSFSRRSTTPFPAKVEEALRKSSRGYGNLSQDGAGEGTATKESPVKDRIGMFEHLSRPRTVSSTSGSQKSRGSSSNKLVKSRNSVRRPSVSELRRGARALRALSLTGRRESKPAAAGMKTAEGTTKVTITTRHSVGVVQQSTAGKPLGSKVLRANTTTTAKPDGLSLTPRRDSSFFVKGTMWRVPRTNHVPAGKQQEPISSKPAPQPSYEPPSSAELVNKTATTKPTLFHPTSARDGRILPDRKSYGTIETKHSWETSTTAPTMVVSDPFLDKASLSKTRDIIPVTGDGNFFHHHRDSPPVVKGGVVIHQATTTSIISVSPTASHYSPGNVTPGHETAEVQRPVAVTKKHLQQSLYPSSLGKKGGEAWRNKAGGVGPVLSPDLVHAVKQGGGNRRSSLSWGKRAAAAALGIGRRLRERRASSSAARHQAGGGNLISPRKMMQERSSREGSEVGGGGGGNREEDWDVVVATPNCRLQHPRPSRVVDWRRWEEEETRGGGGEAGEDGGKRVVLGQGQGERTMGWPKL; encoded by the coding sequence ATGTTTGaacaaggaggtggtgaccCTTTTACCTTGCCCATCATCACTCGTGCAGCAGTGAGTTCTTCTAAGCCGGTCTTTGTCGAGCACCCCAAAGCTGTTGCAAGCCTCAGAGCGTCGAGGACGAGCGAGATGGATCCCAAGGCAGGCGGCAGTGTCTCGACAGTCAGAGGCAAGCAACAGAGCCAGTCATCCATCGAGGTAGGACGAGAGGTGGAAAATACCGTCAAGAGAAACAGACACAGCGTGGCGGATTTGCGCATGGCGTTTGAGCAAGCTGTGTTGGCTGAGTCGTCAGCCAAGTCGTCCGTGTCAAAGCATCCCAAGAGCGAGTCTGCCAGTCCAAACAAGAAAGCGATTTCAGAACGAACCTACCAAGCCCAGCCAGGTCAGGCAAACAACCGCAAGCACCCGAGCTCCGAAACACCGCCGAGGGCACGCAACAGTGACCACACGGAAGCGCCAGCCAGCGAGCCCATCAACAGAAGACGCACTCGAGCCCTCGCCGAAGCCTTTGAACACGGGGGAAAATTGGGAAGCACCCCATCGAGACCGCTGCTCCAAGCACGAACACTCTCTGTCAAAATCTCCACCGTCAAGCCTCCTCCCAACGAAAGTCCCACCAAGCAGTCAAAGGAAAAGGCGGTGGCCCGCCTCAGTGACAGTGGTGTCGGACGGAGGATACTACCAGGaccaccaccgtcgcctTTTTTACAACACTGGAGAACCAGACGGGAGACCGCTCCTGTCAAATCCGGACCCAGTCTTCCCATCATGGTCTCCACCACGGTTGCTGTCAGGACACACCGCGACTCGAGCAGTAAtactgcttcttcttcctccttctcccgaCGGTCTACCACCCCTTTTCCGGCAAAAGTGGAGGAGGCACTTCGCAAGTCGTCGAGAGGGTATGGAAACTTGTCCCAAGATGGTGCTGGGGAAGGTACTGCTACCAAGGAGTCTCCTGTCAAGGATAGGATCGGCATGTTTGAACACCTTAGTCGTCCGAGAACGGTGAGCTCGACCTCGGGGTCTCAGAAGAGCAGAGGGTCATCGTCGAACAAGCTGGTGAAGTCTCGCAATTCGGTGAGACGGCCTTCGGTGTCTGAGTTGAGACGAGGAGCAAGGGCGCTGAGAGCATTGTCGTTGACGGGACGGAGGGAGAGCaagccggcggcggctgggATGAAGACCGCTGAGGGTACGACGAAGGTGACCATCACAACAAGACACAGCGTCGGGGTTGTCCAGCAGAGCACCGCCGGCAAGCCTCTGGGCAGCAAAGTCTTGCGCGcgaataccaccaccactgcaaAACCAGACGGGCTGTCTCTCACTCCTAGGCGTGACTCGAGCTTTTTTGTCAAGGGGACCATGTGGAGGGTTCCGCGGACGAATCATGTGCCGGCGGGGAAACAACAAGAGCCCATCTCTTCCAAGCCAGCACCACAACCTAGCTACGAACCGCCTTCTTCCGCCGAACTCGTCAACAagactgccaccaccaagccgaCGCTTTTCCACCCCACCAGCGCAAGAGATGGCCGCATCCTTCCCGACAGGAAGAGCTATGGCACCATCGAGACGAAACACAGTTGGGAGACGAGCACGACTGCCCCCACCATGGTGGTTTCTGATCCATTCTTGGACAAGGCCTCTTTATCCAAGACGAGGGATATAATCCCAGTCACAGGTGATGGCAATTtctttcaccaccaccgcgatTCACCGCCTGTTGTgaagggtggtgttgttatTCACCAAGCTACTACCACCTCGATCATTAGCGTTAGTCCCACGGCTAGTCATTACTCTCCGGGCAATGTCACGCCCGGCCATGAAACAGCAGAGGTACAGCGTCCTGTAGCTGTTACAAAGAAGCATCTTCAGCAGAGTTtatacccctcctccttgggcaaaaaggggggtgaagcGTGGAGGAATAAAGCTGGCGGTGTGGGCCCGGTCTTGAGTCCAGATCTGGTGCACGCGGTGAAgcagggaggggggaacagACGTTCCAGTTTGAGctgggggaagagggcggcggcggcggcgttggggaTCGGGAGACGGTTGAGGGAACGGAGGGCTAGTTCGAGTGCTGCTAGGCATcaggcgggaggggggaattTGATCAGTCCGAGAAAGATGATGCAGGAGAGGAGTAGTCGGGAGGGgagtgaggttgggggaggaggaggagggaataGAGAAGAGGATtgggatgttgttgttgctacGCCGAATTGTAGGTTGCAGCATCCTAGGCCGTCGAGGGTTGTtgattggaggaggtgggaggaggaggagactaggggtggtggtggagaggctggagaggatggtggtaAGAGGGTTGTTTTGGGGCAAGGACAGGGAGAGAGAACTATGGGTTGGCCGAAACTgtag
- a CDS encoding hypothetical protein (EggNog:ENOG503P9T2) has translation MSRVPIRNLFLFSTALLIRPCQAFSLSEWLSKDPYEDGGTVQEQIQCYALPYGAIGMASHILTYFTAYMLSRGRNPILVWKRLKHRRFNLSVAAVGFVITLVLTSLTMARCRRTWPFILVAVWKLVLSVTLTGMTIQAAWETHDEPKKEKQPKVVEEEQGYFAYGDGGYGYDYPESTYQRTPTDDRPGPRTSAADVHLGHYYPLKAPMGTGSRVRLTQREDDGDDDEWHGYHLPGLKGRYHRVWYWVPLYVLGVVVGFVGIMNIVSKHIMGNQQLRIITGVFGGVVLLMVLVVIVLSWLMMSGSGGCVGIVGVGCLAATGVAVFMLSVLFAFYSDWVLAALAEDLVGTPSRDNAVFYWTYFAAKRLPMVSF, from the coding sequence ATGTCAAGAGTACCAATACGAaatcttttcctcttctctaCAGCCCTCCTCATTCGCCCGTGTCAAGCGTTCAGCCTGAGCGAATGGCTCTCCAAAGACCCCTACGAGGACGGCGGCACCGTCCAGGAGCAAATCCAATGCTACGCGCTCCCCTACGGCGCCATCGGAATGGCCAGCCACATTCTCACCTACTTCACTGCGTATATGCTCTCCCGCGGCAGAAACCCAATTCTCGTCTGGAAACGGCTCAAACATCGACGGTTCAACCTCtctgttgctgccgttggGTTTGTCATTACACTTGTCTTGACATCACTAACCATGGCGAGATGTCGACGCACATGGCCGTTTATCTTGGTCGCAGTATGGAAGCTGGTGTTGTCGGTCACATTAACGGGCATGACCATCCAGGCGGCATGGGAGACACATGATGAgcccaagaaagaaaagcAGCCaaaggttgtggaggaggagcaagggtACTTTGCGtatggggatggtgggtaCGGCTATGACTATCCCGAATCGACGTATCAGAGGACACCAACGGATGACCGTCCTGGACCGAGGACTTCGGCGGCGGATGTGCATTTGGGGCATTACTACCCTCTCAAAGCGCCGATGGGAACGGGGAGTAGGGTTAGATTGACTCAGCGGGAGGACGATGGGGATGACGACGAATGGCATGGGTATCATTTGCCAGGGCTGAAGGGGAGGTATCATCGGGTGTGGTATTGGGTCCCGTTGTATGTGCTTggggtcgtcgtcgggtTTGTGGGCATCATGAATATCGTGTCGAAGCATATCATGGGGAACCAGCAGTTGAGGATCATTACTGGGGTGTTTGGGGGTGTTGTGCTCCTGATGGTCCTGGTGGTGATTGTCCTGTCATGGCTGATGATGAGCGGAAGTGGAGGATGCGTGGGGATTGTGGGAGTCGGTTGTCTGGCAGCGACAGGAGTTGCTGTGTTCATGTTGAGCGTTCTGTTTGCCTTTTACAGTGACTGGGTGTTGGCTGCGCTGGCTGAGGATTTGGTGGGAACGCCATCGCGGGACAATGCTGTGTTTTACTGGACGTATTTTGCCGCGAAGAGGTTACCAATGGTGTCTTTCTGA
- the STE2 gene encoding pheromone alpha factor receptor (EggNog:ENOG503P00C; COG:S), whose protein sequence is MSTPTSTTLAPGPPPTNFNPSTQTFILLAPAPPSGELAPVPLTPKEVSEIYADASSLSILYGSQIGACISILAVVLLMTPLPRFKRWPTIISILALALNTTRMVLLSLFYPSSWASLTALFLGDYSAVSQNDINISVAATLLSVPVTMLIYAALFVQAWSMLSLWKDVWKWLAVGVSIGVGLVTVGFNFAGAVIQARGVLGMTVPRDGVWVRQVYLGMMTGGICWFCFLFNVRLVMHMWETRSVLPGWKGLKAMDVLVICNGVLMFVPVIFAALEFASFTNFESASLTQTSVIVVLPLGVLVAQRLAAAPSRYASPTGTTTGMTGSSSMGSNTRSRNQTSSMATQRPLLSHDRRGSAASYHAHGFQGKNHVAVSADQQQCPRRHSRKDHPDDLIMEEKPSSQHHSPFSPLSPTFGEKGGAGLRMPDAAGQESNNRGVMVEREIRVERDGLSAAEVRNSDGS, encoded by the exons ATgtccaccccaacctccaccaccctcgccccgGGGCCTCCACCAACAaacttcaacccctcaacccaaaccttcatcctcctcgccccggCCCCCCCATCAGGCGAACTcgcccccgtccccctcaccccaaaGGAAGTCTCCGAAATCTACGCCgacgcctcctccttgtcgatCCTCTACGGCTCCCAAATCGGGGCCTgcatctccatcctcgccgtcgtcctcctcatgaCCCCCCTCCCACGATTCAAGCGCTGGCCGACAATTATCTCCATCCTTGCCCTCGCGCTCAACACGACGAGAATGGTCCTCCTCAGTTTGTTTTACCCGTCCTCCTGGGCGTCGCTGACGGCGCTTTTTCTCGGGGATTACTCGGCCGTCTCGCAGAACGATATCAATATCTCTGTTGCTGCCACGTTGTTGTCTGTCCCGGTCACGATGCTGATCTATGCCgcgctgtttgtgcaggcGTGGAGTATGTTGAGTTTGTGGAAGGATGTGTGGAAGTGGCTTGCCGTTGGGGTGAGTAtcggggttgggttggtcaCTGTTGGGTTCAACTTTGCGGGTGCGGTTATTCAGGCtaggggggtgttggggatgaCGGTGCCAAGGGACGGGGTGTGGGTGAGGCAGGTTTatttggggatgatgacgggggGGATTTGCTggttttgcttcttgtttAATGTTAGGTTAGTGATGCATATGTGGGAGACGAGGAGTGTGCTGCcggggtggaaggggttgaaggcgATGGATGTGTTGGTTATTTGTAAtggggtgttgatgtttgtgCCCG TGATCTTCGCAGCATTGGAGttcgcctccttcaccaacttTGAATCGGCCTCTTTGACGCAGACGTCTGTTATTGTTGTTCTTCCCCTTGGGGTGTTGGTCGCGCAACGGCTTGCTGCGGCGCCGTCACGATACGCCTCGCCGACTGGCACAACCACCGGCATGACCGGCAGCTCAAGCATGGGCTCCAACACCCGATCGAGAAACCAAACCTCCAGCATGGCCACCCAGCGTCCACTCCTCAGTCACGACCGTCGTGGTAGCGCAGCCTCCTACCACGCCCACGGCTTCCAAGGCAAGAACCACGTTGCTGTTTCTGCTGACCAACAACAATGCCCCCGCCGTCACAGCAGAAAGGACCACCCTGACGATTTGAtcatggaggagaagccgaGCAGTCAGCACCACAGCCCTTTTTCGCCTTTGTCACCTACGTTTGGAGAGAAGGGAGGCGCTGGTTTGAGGATGCCAGATGCCGCTGGGCAGGAAAGTAACAACAGGGGTGTGATGGTTGAGAGGGAGATTagggtggagagggacgGCTTGAGCGCGGCGGAGGTGAGAAACTCGGATGGCTCGTAG
- the NIT2 gene encoding Carbon-nitrogen hydrolase (COG:E; EggNog:ENOG503NW7Z) produces MSLIAIGQLTSTSSLPHNLTQCRTLIARAASLNCKALFLPEASDYIASSPTESLSLCQPTNKSEFVTGLRAEAKKHKLAIHVGIHEPSWTDPKTKIRNTVIWIDENGHIVHTYQKVHLFDVDLGESGGPVLKESAVVEAGEKVGEVWDVEGVGRVGSAICFDMRFPEMSLALRRRGAEIITYPSAFTVPTGKAHWEVLLRARAIETQSYAVAAAQVGRHNEKRVSYGHSMIVDPWGKIVAEIKGREGEDNPEPEIATAVIDRELLAKVRREMPLNRRIDVYPEI; encoded by the exons ATGTCCCTCATAGCCATCGGCCAACTgacatccacctcctccctcccccacaacctcacccaaTGCCGCACCCTCATCGCCCgcgccgcctccctcaactgcaaagccctcttcctccccgaaGCCTCCGATTACattgcctcctcccccaccgagtccctctccctctgccAGCCCACCAACAAATCCGAGTTCGTCACCGGCCTCCGCGCCGAagccaaaaaacacaaacTGGCCATCCACGTTGGCATCCACGAGCCAAGTTGGACAgaccccaagaccaagatcCGCAACACGGTGATCTGGATAGATGAGAACGGCCACATTGTTCATACCTATCAGAAGGTGCACTTGTTTGATGTTGACCTGGGGGAGAGCGGAGGGCcggtgttgaaggagagtGCAGTGGttgaggcgggggagaaggtcggggaggtgtgggacgtagagggggtggggagggtggggagtgCGATTTGTTTTGAT ATGCGCTTCCCGGAGATGAGTTTGGCGTTGCGACGAAGGGGCGCAGAGATCATCACATATCCTTCTGCTTTTACAGTCCCAACAGGAAAGGCACATTGGGAAGTGCTTTTACGGGCGAGGGCGATAGAGACACAGTCTTAtgccgttgctgctgcgcaGGTCGGGAGACATAATGAGAAGAGAGTTAGTTACGGGCACAGCATGATTGTTGATCCATGGGGCAAGATCGTGGCCGAGATCAAGGGGcgtgaaggagaagacaaTCCAGAGCCAGAGATTGCTACTGCTGTGATTGATAGGGAGCTGCTGGccaaggtgaggagggaaaTGCCGTTGAATCGGAGGAT AGATGTTTATCCAGAGATTTGA
- a CDS encoding hypothetical protein (EggNog:ENOG503PIK0), giving the protein MHFPSLTAILAGLITTVTADGMSVYSKCPPGSGINCPERVGLWYTDFGLHRIDARGGCLYNDATGVPGIYELCIDWAGGRGHFLASNQPKRCIKQRGARGMQFLSSSTSADLSRVIQARGLVFSRLLVNTSF; this is encoded by the coding sequence atGCATTTCCCCAGCCTaaccgccatcctcgccggcTTGATCACCACTGTGACCGCCGACGGCATGTCCGTCTACTCCAAATGCCCTCCCGGCTCAGGGATCAACTGCCCGGAACGCGTGGGCCTCTGGTATACCGACTTTGGGCTGCACAGGATTGATGCCCGGGGAGGGTGCTTATACAACGACGCTACTGGAGTGCCGGGGATTTATGAGCTTTGCATTGACTGGGCGGGTGGCCGCGGTCATTTTCTTGCTAGCAACCAGCCGAAGAGGTGTATCAAACAGCGGGGCGCGCGAGGTATGCAgtttctctcttcttccacttctGCGGATTTATCCCGTGTGATTCAAGCCAGAGGCTTGGTCTTTTCAAGGCTCTTGGTAAACACCTCATTCTGA